From the genome of Vitis riparia cultivar Riparia Gloire de Montpellier isolate 1030 chromosome 2, EGFV_Vit.rip_1.0, whole genome shotgun sequence:
tgtttctcttttatCTATTTACTACTTTATATTCATTgggataaatatatcaaaaaagtaatatttttctttccaccATGCTTACGATGCTTATTCAGCAAATATCGATTAAGTGCTAAAATGTTTATAgttgatttttatgtttttaaatatattttaaaaatatatttcatatgtaatgtttaatttttaatcatttttcatatttatataatatatatatattttaaattcttcataAGACAATTGAAAATGACTGAACTTAACCAAAAGATTTTCTctaaaattaccattttttctaattttaatactacaaaactattttaataacAATTATCAAAGCTTTAGGGTTTTTGCTTTGCAACATCAAAGGAACCAAAGAATTTTTACATGAGGGCATTCCTGGCATTAAATAAAAGACTATGATATCAAGTAATTAAATCAACCTATTAGGGTGCTCTGTTACTTGACTAATTAGTGTACTCTTTTGGAATTGATGGGAGGTTGGTGTATCTTAAGATTCTTAACAAACCGATAGACGTGTCTATgtaattttccataaaaaaaaaaggaaattgattatttattttttccttttttagaaaatttgaattacGCTTGTGATTAATGTTACATCATTAAAATAGGATTGACaattttgatattgaaaaaGGTTTTTACAACGTATCTATATGAATTTTCTCTtatatctaatgaaaaatattacaaacatcctttatacaaatataatatttttattatatcttaTAAGATTATAAGGTCAAATAGACAAATACTACatcaaacaaacccccacagtCGAGACCTAAtcgtataaatattatttattttaaacctaTATAATATCAGTAactttatctcatatttaatgTGAAATATCATAAATACCATTTATGTAAATACAACCTTCTTATTTgatttaagtttgaaaataatatgaattttattaaCAGATGTAATGAAGgattatatttcaatttgattGCTTAATTTATCCCACATATTTAACTTATTTgcttaattgtattaaaatgaTATGGTTATATCCAATCTATTATATGCTTAATctctataaaattattaatttaatatattttatataaaaattatgaaatttaaagatttttttttaaattagaaatatcatattattaaaaaaaaattaaataattacatCAATTCATGCACATTCATATATGATctaatttaacttatttataaagttggttaaaaatagttatttgtGTGATAAAACCATTGTCTATTTGTATATAGTctaatctaatttaatttatttattaagttgattAACAGTGGTTATTTGTCTGATTAGTGGATCGCATTAAATAATTCCGACATCATCATTAAGTCATCTTTGGATGGATCCAATCAATCTTAGGTGACGATTGACGAAGACATTCGAACTTGTGAAACAGGAATCGAGGGTTAACAGAGTAAACACGAACTTGCAGGTACAGAAGTGGCCGCTATGGATGAACTGCCTCTGGTTCTCGTCCATGTCTTGCCACCATTCGAGATCCCGTTCAAGGGCCGACTTCAGAGTCGATTCCAACTCATCGACTCCTCCGATTCAACTTTCTCCCCCCACGCTAGCGTCCTGCTCTGTTTCGGCCCCGCTCCGGTCAGTTCCGACACCCTCCGCCACCTCCCCTCTCTCCGGTGCATCGTCGGCTCAAGCGCTGGCGTAGACCATATTGACCTAGAGGAGTGCCGCCGCCGCGGCATCACCGTCACCAATGCTGGCTCCTCCTTCTGCGAGGACGGCGCTGATTTCGCCATCGGGCTTCTGATCGATGTTCTCCGACGGATATCGGCCGCCGATCGGTACGTTCGAGCCGGTTTGTGGCCGATGAAGGGAGATTACCCACTAGGTTCCAAGGTGAATTTTGTGCCGATTTATTTGCATATATTAGGTTTGTTTGGCtggtgagaaaatgaagaaaaagacaaGACACCATGTTATTGAATCATAGTTTTCATCGATTTGGGACCAATAAAACACACAAGACGAAAAGAAGTTTACTCAAATATAATCAGGACAACCGTTCGGCTTAACAATATGTGACTTAAATTATGAGTTAATTTTCTCGTCTATTTTTCCTGTAGCCAAATGGATGGCATGGGTAAAAGCCCAATCGGTAGGTTTTAAAGATGAGTATAATGGTGAAAAACACATAAGTCAAGAAAGCCCATAGTTTGGCCCCAGTGTGAGGAGCTCCTAAGCCAGAATGAACTAGGATCCTCTCTGATTTGTCATTCAGTTCAGGATCATGCGGACCTTGATTATAGAAGGTTGCATCTAATTATTATGGTGGTGTTCCTTTGTAGGTTATGATGCCTTCCACATAGTGTGTGTTGCTTAGAGCAAGGCCTATTGGCAGCTTTAGACTGACCCTTTGTGTCACATGGTGTAGCCCCCAGATTGTGTTGGAAGGAATTGAGACTTACAATTGAGCTTTGGTGATCTAGTTTGAAGACTTAAAATGCACAGAGAATGGTGTCAAATTTATCAGCCCACTATTACCTCCTTTTgtagtttttattaattttgatgtCATTTAGAATATCTGGTAATCCCAAATCCAATTTTACAAATGGCGAACACTGAACTTTTTGCACATTTATGAGGACCAATGCCCCATCAAAAACACACAACAGTTCACCTTATACACCTTTATAGCGTACATATTCACTTGCTTGCAGTAGAGTGTCACAAGGAAAAGCAGTTGAAAAAAGGTTAGCATTCTAGCTCTTTCGCAGTGGTAATGCTCAGGGCTCTAGGCTGAGTAGCAGGGTGGAgtgttaaaattttgaatttttattagcTCAAACAGCAAAGAGAattagaaatatgaattttgtagtTTCAATTGCTAAAGTATGGTGAATATAGATGTAGGGTGGAACCATTCAATAGGGTAATCAAATAATGATGGATACTACaagtttttgtaattttctaaaCCTTCTGATCTTTGGCCCTGTTTGGGCTTTTACACTGCATGATGTCAAGATTGATAAATTGATGAATTGTACTCATATATCAATGACATGGTTCTTCCTTCAGTTAGGGGGAAAGCGAGTTGGAATTGTTGGACTGGGGAATATTGGCTCCGAAATTGCCAAAAGGCTCGTGGCATTTGGCTGCAGAATCGCCTACAACTCCAGGAGTAAAAAGTCATCAGTTTCATTCCCATACTATGCAAATATTTGTAACCTTGCTGCTAATAGTGACATTCTCATTATTTGTTGTGCCTTGACTAAGGAAACTCACCACTTGATTGACAAGGATGTCATGACAGCATTGGGAAAGGAAGGAGTCATCATCAATGTTGGTCGTGGGGCTCTCATCAATGAAAAGGAATTGGTGCAGTGTCTTGTGCGAGGTCAAATTAGAGGTGCTGGTCTCGATGTGTTTGAGAATGAGCCTGATGTGCCAAAAGAGCTATTTGAATTGGAGAATGTTGTGCTATCTCCACATAAAGCTATTGCGACCCTAGAGTCCTTAGCATCATTGCAAGAGCTGATCGTGGGCAACTTGGAGGCATTCTTCTCTAATAAACCTTTGCTCTCCCCAATAAACCTTGAATAAACAGCTTATTTTTTCTTGGAGCCTTGGAGGATTATCTCTACTTCCATGTTGACGAACAGGTTGGCTCCTTGCTTCCAATAAAGATCTCACGTTTAATTTGGGATCATGTTGAAAATTACCATACGAATTCTTGAATCCTCACAAAAAATGGAGTTGCTAATGTATTTGTGTAATTTCTGATCATTGCTATTGTTTTAAGGCTCATTGTTTCAGCATAATATCAGGGAGTAAGAAAGAAAAGTTGATTAAAAGGGCGAATATATCATCGTTACAGGTTACCATGATAATGGGAGATATCAATAGCCATGGATCATGGATGGAAAGTGGTGAAACCCGATCAGAGTGAAATGCCGTTTATACAGTCTACAAACTACTTTTCGTGTTCTTTCAGACATATCAACTAGCTGCATTGGAGGTGTTGGGATATGTCATAAAAAATCCTCAACTCCAGCTAAGCTAATGTTGTGTTTGACTGCCAAACTTGGACGCCTCTTTCAAGACTAAAAGATGTCAGAAAAATGAGACTAAGAATGAAACAGAAGAAAGAGGGATGagttaattgtttttgttaCCTTACAGTTGTGAAGGTGGCACTAAATAACATAAAGCAAATTTTCAAATTGCCCATCtgaagaataattttcaaattttcaaattgccCATTGTCTCTATATGGAGGAGCGGGTAGGAGTATTGTTTCATCTCATTTTGAATCACTCATTCATCTAAACTTAAGTGGCCTCATATATATACCTATGGATATATATTCTGTCTCCCCATTCCAAACCCTTCCTCATTAGGTGGCCTGATGTATGCTTATTGCATAATTGAGTTTGTTATCTACCAGCTTCCTATCCCTTTTTCTGTAAGGGTAATCTCCATCTGGCCCAAAAATGCCCACCTCAAGCCATTCCTAACAGTGTCCTGGAAACCAAGAAGACCCTAATTATGTGAATGCCTGAAGGTTCAAGGCGATTGATTGTGAATTCTACATGTGAAAACTTGGATTAGAATGAGTAAAATAATCTGATGGGTCAATGAATACCAAGTATCATACATGCTAGATAGGTGATAGCAGAGGTTTGTTTGAGAAGAAGGCCTCCAAGTTGGCTATGGCCAACTCTTGCAGAGCTTCAAAGGCTTCTGGTGTCACAACAGCATTATGTGGAGACAACACAACATTATCCAACTCAAGTAGTTCTATAGGCACAATGGGTTCATTCTCAAACACATCAAGCCCCGCACCTCTAATCTGACCTTCCACCAGAAACTGCACCAGTTCCTTCTGATTAATGAGAGATCCACGGCCAACGTTGATGATGACTCCTTCCTTCCCCAGTGCTGCCATCACATCCTTGTTGATTATGTGGTGGGTTTCACTTGTCAATGCACAACAAATAACGAGAATGTCGCTGTTAGCCGCGAGGTCGCACACATCTGCATAGTATGGGAATGAAACAGATGACCTTTTCTTCCTGGAGTTGTAGGCAATGGCGCAGCCAAAGGCCACGAGCCTTTTGGCAACTTCAGAGCCAATGTTCCCCAGTCCCACAATTCCAACTCGCTTTCCCCCTAGCTGCAACAATAACCAAGTCATCTGAATTTGAGTACTACCACCTGTGAAGctcaaaaaccaatttaatgAAATATCGCTGTAACAAACATGTATTATGTAGTACAAAAACCAATTAGTAGCTAACcgtttatttaattttagggCTTCCCATCCCACCCTTTTGACGGCggagagaaaacagaggaaaagaaCAGGCAACTGAAGGGTCTATTTTAGTAacggttttttaaaataactttttatctttcaaaaaaaaaaaaaaattcatttaataaccaaaaaacacaaaactaTTCTCTGTTCTtcgaaatataaaatatgatgtttttaaataatatattttaactgTTTTCCagtgtggtttttttttaaaggtgattttaaaaaataattatacacatacaaagaatgattaaaaataaaatattatatataaaaattatttttaaaaacatagaaaataaattaaaaacatttcaaattcttaaatagatatttattttataaatcataaaattaaaaagaaaaatattttttaaaatagtcagCAAATAGACTGAAATCGCTGAGCAGCATTTGGGCTAGCGGAGGTGGGAGAGAAAGGAAGTGGGCTTTTAAAGCTTTAGCATATGCTAGATTGCGTATGATACGTTACAGGTTTTAGCCTAATTAATTACCTAAGGGCTTTTATGAATAGCTAGCGTTTTAATTTCATATTGAAGAGTCGAAGGGAgggaaataaaagtaaatacAGTCAGTTTCACTAACGTCCAAGCATcgtattaaataattttgacaatttcaataattttatgaaatttaaatctaattttttaattagtgaaTGTTACTGTCATTTCATATGAgatagtaaaatttaatacaatttaTTAATATGAGTTAAACGTGGACACATTTTTCACGAGTTTAAACTAAGTATGATGATGTATGAGTTAAATTTatgttgattttaataatatattaggTCAACTtgcataatataaaattaatttatctaataattatattaattaaccTAGTTATAATCATAACcaatatatttaattcatatttgacTTAAAACCCgttagataataattttagaaaacatttttaacatttttaatacttgaaaagtTTTATCgtctaaaagttaaaaatgtttcgaaacattttctaaaatcattctcaaacacactcttatttaaaatttgattttaaataaatagatgaattgaATCCTAAACATATTAGATTGAAAGATTAATCGTATCGGCTCAAAGAACCCaatcttattattaaataaaaaattttattaaataagttaaataacatGTTATTGAtcatatttacatatatatttttaacctaaatattattcttaggTTATTTGAACTACGTGACTAAGTACGTGACTAACATGACCTACCAAGGAAGTACCAGCCTACCTTCCAACCAAGCGGATAATCTCCCTTCGTGGACCACAAACCGGAGCGCAGATACCTATCGCCGGCCGAAATCTTTCTGAGGACATCCATCAAGAGGGCGACGGCGTAATCAGCCACGTCCTCAGAGAAAGCCTGACTGCCGTTGGCGACCGCAATCCCACGGAGGCGGCAAGTCGTGAGGTCAATGTGGTCAACGCCGGCGCTTGATGCCACGATGCACTCAAGTGAAGGGAGTTTATATATAGTCTGGGAGGTGACCGGAGTGTGATCCATGCAGAGCATGACCTTGACGTGGGAGGATTCAGGTAACTCAGACATGTGGATGAGTTGGAACCGACTCAGTAACCGGTCCTTGAAAGGGAGCCCAAACGGTGGGCTGCCATGAACAAATACCACCCGTGGTGCTTCTGCTTCTGCTTCTGCTTCTGCCTCACCAGTGATAGCAGCCATGTAGTTTCTCCGGTGTCCATTCTGCGGCAATGGTGTTTCTCCGTTTAACATTTTCCACCTTTTGCTAACTTATTGTAGGGATTGGGAAGGAGAAGCGTTGGGATTATTCAATCTGGCCTTGGTTGACGTATGGATTCTCTTGTTATACACGGGTCTGTAGCAGACACACATAGAGACGTATAAGATATGTGCTTTCCAAAAGATGACATGCAGTCGATTATCACACCCTTATTCTCCctgttgatttttcaaaactacATAGTCAGCATGCAACACACCGGGGAGTTTCCAAATGAAATGTCTTCATCAATAATTAGAAGTTCGTGGAATGGTGGCTCTTCGGATCACTAATAGCCAGCCATTCAAAACTTTCAAATCAACTTCCAGATTCCATATGGTGTTATTACTTGAAACATGTGATGATAAAACAATTCCTCATCTAGAAAAGTAATcttcatttgtttaaaatatggaaataaaattatattcacCAAAATGCCCTTCATCAATTTTGTGCATTTGGCACAAATATTCCCATTTATAAAtgacaaaatatatattaaatatgaatgAGACTAATTttgaaactatatatatatatatacatagaataattaatatttaaaaaaaaaagtaattaaggTGTGGTTGATAGTAGCAGAGCCAGAGATTTTTGTTAGACGggtatgaaaaaaatattatattatagtcattatttataaattataagataattatgAAGGACGTTCATTATCCGTTATCACCAAAAACACATGGaggatatatgtatatattaattcATTCAAAACATGTCTTA
Proteins encoded in this window:
- the LOC117904937 gene encoding glyoxylate/hydroxypyruvate reductase HPR3-like gives rise to the protein MDELPLVLVHVLPPFEIPFKGRLQSRFQLIDSSDSTFSPHASVLLCFGPAPVSSDTLRHLPSLRCIVGSSAGVDHIDLEECRRRGITVTNAGSSFCEDGADFAIGLLIDVLRRISAADRYVRAGLWPMKGDYPLGSKLGGKRVGIVGLGNIGSEIAKRLVAFGCRIAYNSRSKKSSVSFPYYANICNLAANSDILIICCALTKETHHLIDKDVMTALGKEGVIINVGRGALINEKELVQCLVRGQIRGAGLDVFENEPDVPKELFELENVVLSPHKAIATLESLASLQELIVGNLEAFFSNKPLLSPINLE
- the LOC117904928 gene encoding glyoxylate/hydroxypyruvate reductase HPR3-like, which codes for MLNGETPLPQNGHRRNYMAAITGEAEAEAEAEAPRVVFVHGSPPFGLPFKDRLLSRFQLIHMSELPESSHVKVMLCMDHTPVTSQTIYKLPSLECIVASSAGVDHIDLTTCRLRGIAVANGSQAFSEDVADYAVALLMDVLRKISAGDRYLRSGLWSTKGDYPLGWKLGGKRVGIVGLGNIGSEVAKRLVAFGCAIAYNSRKKRSSVSFPYYADVCDLAANSDILVICCALTSETHHIINKDVMAALGKEGVIINVGRGSLINQKELVQFLVEGQIRGAGLDVFENEPIVPIELLELDNVVLSPHNAVVTPEAFEALQELAIANLEAFFSNKPLLSPI